TTTTTATACAGTCCGAGCATCATAGCTTATAATCACACAGGAATAACTCTACCGTTGCTCCAACGCTCCCGTCCCACAAAAACTCACCTCCATTATTCCCAGCTGTTTTTCCTCCCATCAGAAGCAAACTAACAGCTACTCTGAGCTTATCAAAACATATGATGTTCCTTCTCACCTTAAATTATACTCTTTCACCTAACTTTACACTCAATTTTCTTCAAACAAAATACCCCACAAAcctttttatttcattgttttcaaaACAAGAAATCTAACTTCTCAACATATAAATAAACACAATTACACAACTCTTCCTCCACAACATCTAACAAAACTAAAccgaaaaaagaaaatgaaacacATTTTCTTGATCTTGTTCTTTGTCTTGTTGAAATGCATTGGCATTTTGTCACAAGCTCCAGCTCCGGCTCCAGGTCCACCACCTCCATTAAACGTGACAAAGATACTCGAAAAAGCAGGTCAATGTTCAACGTTCATACGTCTACTACAAAACACACAACAACTCAATGAAATCACCTCACAACTCAACAATTCCAACAATGGAATCACAATGTTTGTGCCAACAGATAATGCATTTTTAAACATGAAAGCAGGCACGTTGAACTCGTTTAACGATCAACAAAAAGCTGAACTTATCCAATTCCATATCCTTCCTACATACTATTCACTCACTCAATTCCAAACTGCTAGCAACCCTTTAAGAACACAAGCTGGAGGAACAACGGATAGAGAGTTTCCAATAAATATAACAACAATTGGAAGTTCAGTTAACATTACAACAGGAATTGTGAATGCAAGTATATCAAATACAATATATACTGATAACCAATTGGCTATATATCAAGTAGACAACGTTCTTCTTCCGTTACAATTCTTTGTTCCTCCAGCACCAGCACCAGCACCAACACCTATAACGCGTAAAAAGAAAGCAGGATCCTCtgattcttcatcaaaacaATATGCTTCCTCTGCTACTTCTCTGTTTCAAGAAATGTACAATGGGATGATTTTCGTTTTCTTGTTTTCTACTgcattttttttgagtttataagtatgatgatcatgttagtATTTGTGTGTATGTATGCTTGTGATTCTTTACCTATATTTCattgaaaatgaattttgaGTGTTTTCAAGAATTGATCTTGGTTATTATAAGTTTGATATTTGTATTCAAGAGGTACCTATATTTTATCGAGTCTGAAATAAAGATCAAAGATCTTGAACGACCAAATACTAGAAGGGCAAACTATGAGGGGAGTGTATGTTTGTGGCGGAGTTAGGGACACAAAAACCTTATATGAATTTcatttattagaaaattaacATCGTATATAaggatattttaatttatttacttcttatattgcatatttaaattttttttatttgaaattcttaTAGTAATACTAATGGTGAGACAAAAAGATTCAATCCCTATTGATAATTTAAGGGAAGAAAAAATTCTAAGTTCAACTCCACTTGTAGTTGtccacactattttttttttgtgaaaaatagacatattatgtatatttcttattatgtttgtagaatcttttattatttttatgaaaaatagacATATTATGTATATTTCTTATCATGTTTGTagaatcttttattatttttatgaaaaatagacATATTATGTAATTCTTATCATGTTTATAGAATCTTTATTGTTTTGTTGTGCAACCTCCACTAAAGAATATTAAAGGAACCACACATATATATAGGCCCCCTTGTTTTTCctactttatataatttttatttatacccttttctcatttttttatagaagaaaaatattaacttcTTTCCCATGTGAGGTATATTCTCGAAGTATTGATCAAAATTTCAGAGATACgttttaattaagttgattttttattatctcctgaatttttttttaattttatacgcCTTTTTTCTTACATGGCACACTCTGTGACTCCACACAATTAAGGCGCATGGAGATATTTGAATATCACGTTAGCCAAAAAAGTGTataaaataacaagaaaaattaGTTTAGGGATAATAAGACCTTAGAATAGTTAAGATGTGTCTTTGGAATTTCGATCATAGTCTGAgggtatttgtatatttttcctaaaaattatatcaatttaaatGGAACGATATAAACATTGAGAATTTGTATGGTTTAACTTCaaacttatttgaaatttaGACTTGATAATAGTAATTTCAAACTAACTTCACATCTAAAACCCCAATTTTGgtattcaaataaaattcataattataagtAATAATAAGTCATTCAAACAATTAGCtttggaaaaataattcaatagtGAAAGTTAAATAGAGATATTTAAAGAACAAGATATAGTTGCTTTTATCAACGACATCATTGTTACTTTtatctttctttgtttttggatgatttgatatttttagaCATATAATTGAGGGCACATATTATTCTATTTCGGGagatataaaagttatttttgatatatttttattttaagaataaaaatagtaGAAGTGAAAAGTCAAATTAAAGTACTATCAAAAATAAGGAATGAGAAAAAggaaattatgaataaaataatataataaagaacATAAAATTATGGGATTAATACTACAACTATTAACAACTTATTTGGATGTTAGTTGCCAATTGTATTGCATTGTgttgttaaattaaattaaatatttattttaattattatttaaatactaTTGTATCgtatcattaaaatttaaattcatcattAGGTAATCATTAAATTCTCATTTTATGCAACGGTCCATTTGGTGTGGTTGCAtagttactttattttttatttaataatcataCTTTATaatttgccttttttttttttggggaaaagagtatgaaaatattttaattttgacctaAATTGTTGTTAGGATATCAAACTTTATATGGAGGACATTTTACCTcctacactatttaatagtatattttaaaagtataattcGCTTACGTGAACAcgctaatatttataaaaatgaaatatttataatgtGCACATGAGAACATAtaaacctttaaaatacactattaaagcACAGGGGTAAAAAGGTcatttctaaaattatattgctacaacaatttcgatcaaagttcga
The nucleotide sequence above comes from Solanum pennellii chromosome 9, SPENNV200. Encoded proteins:
- the LOC107029688 gene encoding fasciclin-like arabinogalactan protein 12, with the translated sequence MKHIFLILFFVLLKCIGILSQAPAPAPGPPPPLNVTKILEKAGQCSTFIRLLQNTQQLNEITSQLNNSNNGITMFVPTDNAFLNMKAGTLNSFNDQQKAELIQFHILPTYYSLTQFQTASNPLRTQAGGTTDREFPINITTIGSSVNITTGIVNASISNTIYTDNQLAIYQVDNVLLPLQFFVPPAPAPAPTPITRKKKAGSSDSSSKQYASSATSLFQEMYNGMIFVFLFSTAFFLSL